A genome region from Triplophysa rosa linkage group LG24, Trosa_1v2, whole genome shotgun sequence includes the following:
- the nrcama gene encoding neuronal cell adhesion molecule a isoform X2, whose amino-acid sequence MDRNRKCAICGGVMMLLLLGHMTTALEVPLDLPQPPTITHQSPKDYIIDPRENIIIHCEAKGKPHPSFSWTRNGTHFDVEKDSKVIMKPNSGTLVIDISGEKAEAYEGVYQCNARNVHGSALSNNIVIRQSRSPLWSKEKNEPITVQRGMSLILQCRPPAGLPPPIIFWMDNNFQRLPQNSRVSQALNGDLYFSNVLMNDTRNDYICYARFPHTQTIQQKQPITVNVLDIEAMNDTMLAAFLNGSDLLGDSPSGERAPTFMQPPGTHSTTMVLKGDTMELECIADGLPTPDISWSKVNGELPSGRFSFHGFQKTLKITEMTEADDGDYRCLAKNRLGSNHHIITVVVKAAPFWISTPQNLILAPKETGMLTCRADGNPKPKVTWSVNGVPIENSPADHNRKIEDDVIILSDVQVGSSAVYQCNASNEYGYLLANAFVSVLAEPPRVLTPPNHVYAIISNSRALLDCASFGSPLPKITWFKDGQSILDGDSYIIHKNGTLEISVAQLLNGGKYTCMASNNLGNKENHVHLEVKEPTRILKQPGYKVVQRNGVAVFECKAKHDPTLIPSMIWLKDNGELPDDTRYVVGTHSLTIREVTEDDEGTYTCIINTTLDRDSASAVLTVVEATTAPPVVLEQPDPPTDLELTDQQERSVRLTWTPGDEHNSPVKSFLIQYEDSLHAPGVWVNMTEIPGTSNTAHLNLSPYVYYSFRVLALNDVGLSEPSVPSGQYRTNPAQPDMNPSDVEVVGTSPDSMTVTWKELTGLDLNGPGLQYKVSWRQKDVEQRWTSLTLANTSQYVVTGTPTFEPYEVTVQAVNDYGPGPRPVMVLGYSGEDLPTVAPENMQVLVQSGSVAEIRWDAIPLSTVRGRLKGYKVSYWRMRSLLKQDPNPEKPQSIIFRENETVGHLSDLHPYSQYILNIRVFNGKGDGPTSSDQQFTTPEGVPGPPTELKIKNLDLDSLIVEWASPLEDNGHLTGYQLKYQPINATNELEPLKELTLPPNETSVTLDNLKYSTRYKFYLNAMTVIGLGPTVIEEAVTVMDEALIRHPAVEAGKGSTPPPPPPTPPVTQSLQPPYHKAPPSGRMFGFVNSSVEEDHAVINWEYLGPDRNVFVEYVVDNSKEPWKTEFVNGTRTYQIKGLKPGISYRVRVVAKDHSDATLHSTEEMLITVPAMSSKQVDIATQGWFIGLMCAIALLILVLLIVCFIKRNKGGKYPVKEKEDAHQDPEIQPMKEDDGTFGEYSDTEDHKPLKGSRTPSNGTVKKDDSDDSLVDYGEGGDGQFNEDGSFIGQYSGKKEKDTAEGNESSEAPSPVNAMNSFV is encoded by the exons ATGGACAGAAACAGGAAGTGCGCGATCTGTGGAGGAGTTATGATGCTGCTGCTGCTCGGTCACATGACCACTGCATTAGAAGTGCCTCTAGACC TACCACAGCCTCCCACAATAACTCATCAGTCCCCCAAGGATTACATCATCGACCCTCGGGAGAACATCATTATCCACTGTGAGGCGAAAGGAAAGCCTCATCCCAG CTTTTCATGGACACGTAACGGCACTCACTTCGATGTGGAGAAAGATTCCAAAGTGATCATGAAGCCCAACTCAGGCACTTTAGTGATCGACATCAGCGGAGAAAAGGCAGAAGCGTATGAGGGTGTTTACCAATGTAACGCCCGCAACGTGCACGGCTCTGCCCTGTCCAATAACATTGTCATCCGGCAATCAA GGTCCCCCTTGTGGTCGAAAGAGAAAAACGAGCCAATCACAGTGCAGAGGGGCATGTCTCTAATACTGCAATGCAGACCACCGGCTGGTCTGCCTCCTCCAATCATCTTCTGGATGGATAACA ATTTCCAAAGGCTTCCTCAAAACAGCCGCGTGTCCCAGGCTTTAAACGGAGACTTGTACTTTTCCAACGTGCTTATGAATGACACCAGAAACGACTACATCTGCTACGCACGCTTCCCACACACCCAGACCATCCAACagaaacagccaatcacagtcAACGTGCTGGACA TTGAAGCTATGAATGACACTATGTTGGCAGCTTTTTTGAATGGCTCAGATTTGTTGGGTG ACAGTCCATCTGGGGAGAGAGCACCTACTTTTATGCAACCACCAGGAACAcacagtaccaccatggtcCTGAAAGGAGACACAATGGAGCTGGAATGCATCGCGGATGGCCT TCCGACACCAGACATCTCCTGGAGTAAAGTGAACGGAGAGCTGCCGAGCGGGCGATTTTCATTTCACGGTTTCCAGAAAACCCTAAAGATAACAGAGATGACAGAAGCAGACGATGGAGATTACCGCTGTTTAGCCAAAAACCGCCTGGGGAGCAACCATCACATCATCACTGTTGTGGTCAAAG CGGCACCATTTTGGATCAGCACCCCCCAGAACCTCATCCTAGCCCCTAAAGAAACAGGAATGCTTACCTGCCGGGCCGATGGCAATCCCAAACCCAAGGTCACCTGGTCTGTCAACGGCGTGCCTATTGAGA ACTCACCTGCGGACCACAATCGGAAAATCGAAGATGATGTCATCATCCTTAGTGATGTGCAGGTCGGCTCCAGCGCAGTTTACCAGTGTAATGCCTCCAATGAGTACGGATACCTTCTGGCCAATGCATTCGTCAGTGTCCTGG CCGAACCCCCGAGAGTCCTGACTCCTCCAAACCACGTGTACGCAATCATCTCAAACAGTAGGGCGCTGCTGGACTGTGCTTCGTTCGGCTCGCCTCTTCCAAAGATCACTTG GTTTAAAGACGGTCAAAGCATACTGGATGGCGACTCGTACATTATTCATAAAAACGGCACGTTGGAGATCAGCGTGGCCCAGCTGCTAAACGGAGGAAAGTACACCTGCATGGCCTCCAACAACCTTGGCAACAAAGAGAATCATGTGCATTTGGAAGTGAAAG AACCAACACGCATCCTAAAGCAGCCAGGATATAAAGTGGTCCAAAGGAACGGCGTTGCTGTGTTCGAGTGTAAGGCAAAACACGACCCCACGCTCATCCCTTCCATGATATGGCTCAAAGACAACGGAGAGCTCCCGGACGACACACG ATATGTGGTGGGCACTCATAGTCTGACTATTCGTGAGGTGACAGAAGACGACGAAGGCACATACACCTGTATTATAAACACCACGCTGGACCGCGATTCTGCCAGCGCCGTGCTCACTGTAGTTG AGGCCACAACAGCGCCACCTGTAGTACTGG AGCAACCAGATCCCCCCACTGACCTAGAGTTGACGGACCAACAAGAGCGCAGTGTACGGCTGACCTGGACCCCTGGAGATGAACACAACAGCCCCGTTAAAT CGTTCCTGATTCAGTATGAGGATTCGCTCCATGCACCAGGAGTGTGGGTCAATATGACTGAGATCCCCGGAACAAGCAACACTGCTCATCTTAACCTGTCACCGTATGTGTATTACTCATTCAGAGTGTTGGCACTCAATGACGTGGGTCTAAGTGAACCCAGTGTCCCATCTGGACAGTACCGGACCAACCCTGCCC AGCCTGACATGAATCCATCAGATGTTGAAGTTGTTGGGACATCACCTGACAGTATGACCGTAACTTGGAAG GAACTGACAGGATTAGATTTGAACGGTCCGGGTCTGCAGTACAAGGTGAGCTGGAGGCAGAAGGACGTGGAGCAGCGCTGGACGTCACTCACTCTAGCCAATACCTCACAATATGTAGTGACAGGAACGCCCACTTTCGAACCCTATGAGGTCACAGTACAGGCAGTCAATGACTATGGACCGGGCCCCAGACCAGTGATGGTGCTGGGATACTCGGGAGAGGACT TGCCTACTGTTGCCCCTGAGAACATGCAAGTTTTGGTTCAGAGCGGCTCAGTGGCTGAAATCCGTTGGGACGCTATTCCTCTTTCAACAGTCCGAGGCCGACTAAAGGGATACAAG GTAAGCTACTGGAGAATGAGAAGTCTCCTCAAGCAAGACCCCAATCCTGAGAAGCCACAGTCGATCATCTTCCGTGAAAATGAGACAGTGGGTCATCTATCTGACCTCCATCCCTACAGCCAGTACATCCTCAACATCAGAGTCTTCAATGGTAAAGGAGACGGACCCACCAGCTCCGATCAGCAGTTCACAACTCCAGAGGGAG TTCCCGGGCCTCCTActgaactaaaaataaaaaatctggaCCTGGACTCGTTGATTGTGGAGTGGGCATCACCTCTGGAGGACAACGGCCATCTTACTGGATACCAGCTTAAATATCAACCTA TCAACGCAACAAATGAACTCGAGCCACTAAAAGAGCTGACTCTCCCACCAAATGAGACCAGTGTCACCCTCGACAACCTTAAATACAGTACACGCTACAAGTTTTATCTGAACGCCATGACCGTCATTGGCCTGGGACCCACCGTTATTGAAGAGGCTGTCACGGTCATGGATGAAG caTTAATTCGACATCCCGCAGTAGAGGCGGGTAAAG GCTCAACCCCCCCTCCACCACCACCAACACCCCCTGTCACTCAATCTTTGCAGCCCCCGTATCACAAGG CGCCCCCTTCAGGTCGGATGTTTGGGTTCGTGAACTCCTCCGTGGAGGAGGACCATGCCGTGATAAACTGGGAATACTTGGGTCCGGATAGGAATGTTTTTGTGGAATATGTTGTTGATAACA GTAAAGAACCTTGGAAAACAGAGTTTGTTAATGGCACTCGGACATATCAGATTAAAGGTCTAAAGCCCGGGATTTCCTATAGGGTTCGTGTGGTAGCCAAAGACCACTCGGACGCAACGCTCCACAGTACAGAAGAGATGTTGATTACAGTTCCAG cTATGAGCAGCAAACAGGTTGATATAGCGACACAGGGCTGGTTCATCGGACTCATGTGTGCCATTGCGTTACTGATCCTGGTGTTACTCATCGTTTGCTTCATTAAGAGAAACAAAGGTGGCAAATACCCAG TAAAAGAGAAAGAAGATGCCCACCAAGACCCAGAGATCCAACCCATGAAAGAGGACGATGGGACATTTGGTGAATACAG
- the nrcama gene encoding neuronal cell adhesion molecule a isoform X7 translates to MDRNRKCAICGGVMMLLLLGHMTTALEVPLDLPQPPTITHQSPKDYIIDPRENIIIHCEAKGKPHPSFSWTRNGTHFDVEKDSKVIMKPNSGTLVIDISGEKAEAYEGVYQCNARNVHGSALSNNIVIRQSRSPLWSKEKNEPITVQRGMSLILQCRPPAGLPPPIIFWMDNNFQRLPQNSRVSQALNGDLYFSNVLMNDTRNDYICYARFPHTQTIQQKQPITVNVLDIEAMNDTMLAAFLNGSDLLGDSPSGERAPTFMQPPGTHSTTMVLKGDTMELECIADGLPTPDISWSKVNGELPSGRFSFHGFQKTLKITEMTEADDGDYRCLAKNRLGSNHHIITVVVKAAPFWISTPQNLILAPKETGMLTCRADGNPKPKVTWSVNGVPIENSPADHNRKIEDDVIILSDVQVGSSAVYQCNASNEYGYLLANAFVSVLAEPPRVLTPPNHVYAIISNSRALLDCASFGSPLPKITWFKDGQSILDGDSYIIHKNGTLEISVAQLLNGGKYTCMASNNLGNKENHVHLEVKEPTRILKQPGYKVVQRNGVAVFECKAKHDPTLIPSMIWLKDNGELPDDTRYVVGTHSLTIREVTEDDEGTYTCIINTTLDRDSASAVLTVVEQPDPPTDLELTDQQERSVRLTWTPGDEHNSPVKSFLIQYEDSLHAPGVWVNMTEIPGTSNTAHLNLSPYVYYSFRVLALNDVGLSEPSVPSGQYRTNPAQPDMNPSDVEVVGTSPDSMTVTWKELTGLDLNGPGLQYKVSWRQKDVEQRWTSLTLANTSQYVVTGTPTFEPYEVTVQAVNDYGPGPRPVMVLGYSGEDLPTVAPENMQVLVQSGSVAEIRWDAIPLSTVRGRLKGYKVSYWRMRSLLKQDPNPEKPQSIIFRENETVGHLSDLHPYSQYILNIRVFNGKGDGPTSSDQQFTTPEGVPGPPTELKIKNLDLDSLIVEWASPLEDNGHLTGYQLKYQPINATNELEPLKELTLPPNETSVTLDNLKYSTRYKFYLNAMTVIGLGPTVIEEAVTVMDEALIRHPAVEAGKAPPSGRMFGFVNSSVEEDHAVINWEYLGPDRNVFVEYVVDNSKEPWKTEFVNGTRTYQIKGLKPGISYRVRVVAKDHSDATLHSTEEMLITVPAMSSKQVDIATQGWFIGLMCAIALLILVLLIVCFIKRNKGGKYPVKEKEDAHQDPEIQPMKEDDGTFGEYSDTEDHKPLKGSRTPSNGTVKKDDSDDSLVDYGEGGDGQFNEDGSFIGQYSGKKEKDTAEGNESSEAPSPVNAMNSFV, encoded by the exons ATGGACAGAAACAGGAAGTGCGCGATCTGTGGAGGAGTTATGATGCTGCTGCTGCTCGGTCACATGACCACTGCATTAGAAGTGCCTCTAGACC TACCACAGCCTCCCACAATAACTCATCAGTCCCCCAAGGATTACATCATCGACCCTCGGGAGAACATCATTATCCACTGTGAGGCGAAAGGAAAGCCTCATCCCAG CTTTTCATGGACACGTAACGGCACTCACTTCGATGTGGAGAAAGATTCCAAAGTGATCATGAAGCCCAACTCAGGCACTTTAGTGATCGACATCAGCGGAGAAAAGGCAGAAGCGTATGAGGGTGTTTACCAATGTAACGCCCGCAACGTGCACGGCTCTGCCCTGTCCAATAACATTGTCATCCGGCAATCAA GGTCCCCCTTGTGGTCGAAAGAGAAAAACGAGCCAATCACAGTGCAGAGGGGCATGTCTCTAATACTGCAATGCAGACCACCGGCTGGTCTGCCTCCTCCAATCATCTTCTGGATGGATAACA ATTTCCAAAGGCTTCCTCAAAACAGCCGCGTGTCCCAGGCTTTAAACGGAGACTTGTACTTTTCCAACGTGCTTATGAATGACACCAGAAACGACTACATCTGCTACGCACGCTTCCCACACACCCAGACCATCCAACagaaacagccaatcacagtcAACGTGCTGGACA TTGAAGCTATGAATGACACTATGTTGGCAGCTTTTTTGAATGGCTCAGATTTGTTGGGTG ACAGTCCATCTGGGGAGAGAGCACCTACTTTTATGCAACCACCAGGAACAcacagtaccaccatggtcCTGAAAGGAGACACAATGGAGCTGGAATGCATCGCGGATGGCCT TCCGACACCAGACATCTCCTGGAGTAAAGTGAACGGAGAGCTGCCGAGCGGGCGATTTTCATTTCACGGTTTCCAGAAAACCCTAAAGATAACAGAGATGACAGAAGCAGACGATGGAGATTACCGCTGTTTAGCCAAAAACCGCCTGGGGAGCAACCATCACATCATCACTGTTGTGGTCAAAG CGGCACCATTTTGGATCAGCACCCCCCAGAACCTCATCCTAGCCCCTAAAGAAACAGGAATGCTTACCTGCCGGGCCGATGGCAATCCCAAACCCAAGGTCACCTGGTCTGTCAACGGCGTGCCTATTGAGA ACTCACCTGCGGACCACAATCGGAAAATCGAAGATGATGTCATCATCCTTAGTGATGTGCAGGTCGGCTCCAGCGCAGTTTACCAGTGTAATGCCTCCAATGAGTACGGATACCTTCTGGCCAATGCATTCGTCAGTGTCCTGG CCGAACCCCCGAGAGTCCTGACTCCTCCAAACCACGTGTACGCAATCATCTCAAACAGTAGGGCGCTGCTGGACTGTGCTTCGTTCGGCTCGCCTCTTCCAAAGATCACTTG GTTTAAAGACGGTCAAAGCATACTGGATGGCGACTCGTACATTATTCATAAAAACGGCACGTTGGAGATCAGCGTGGCCCAGCTGCTAAACGGAGGAAAGTACACCTGCATGGCCTCCAACAACCTTGGCAACAAAGAGAATCATGTGCATTTGGAAGTGAAAG AACCAACACGCATCCTAAAGCAGCCAGGATATAAAGTGGTCCAAAGGAACGGCGTTGCTGTGTTCGAGTGTAAGGCAAAACACGACCCCACGCTCATCCCTTCCATGATATGGCTCAAAGACAACGGAGAGCTCCCGGACGACACACG ATATGTGGTGGGCACTCATAGTCTGACTATTCGTGAGGTGACAGAAGACGACGAAGGCACATACACCTGTATTATAAACACCACGCTGGACCGCGATTCTGCCAGCGCCGTGCTCACTGTAGTTG AGCAACCAGATCCCCCCACTGACCTAGAGTTGACGGACCAACAAGAGCGCAGTGTACGGCTGACCTGGACCCCTGGAGATGAACACAACAGCCCCGTTAAAT CGTTCCTGATTCAGTATGAGGATTCGCTCCATGCACCAGGAGTGTGGGTCAATATGACTGAGATCCCCGGAACAAGCAACACTGCTCATCTTAACCTGTCACCGTATGTGTATTACTCATTCAGAGTGTTGGCACTCAATGACGTGGGTCTAAGTGAACCCAGTGTCCCATCTGGACAGTACCGGACCAACCCTGCCC AGCCTGACATGAATCCATCAGATGTTGAAGTTGTTGGGACATCACCTGACAGTATGACCGTAACTTGGAAG GAACTGACAGGATTAGATTTGAACGGTCCGGGTCTGCAGTACAAGGTGAGCTGGAGGCAGAAGGACGTGGAGCAGCGCTGGACGTCACTCACTCTAGCCAATACCTCACAATATGTAGTGACAGGAACGCCCACTTTCGAACCCTATGAGGTCACAGTACAGGCAGTCAATGACTATGGACCGGGCCCCAGACCAGTGATGGTGCTGGGATACTCGGGAGAGGACT TGCCTACTGTTGCCCCTGAGAACATGCAAGTTTTGGTTCAGAGCGGCTCAGTGGCTGAAATCCGTTGGGACGCTATTCCTCTTTCAACAGTCCGAGGCCGACTAAAGGGATACAAG GTAAGCTACTGGAGAATGAGAAGTCTCCTCAAGCAAGACCCCAATCCTGAGAAGCCACAGTCGATCATCTTCCGTGAAAATGAGACAGTGGGTCATCTATCTGACCTCCATCCCTACAGCCAGTACATCCTCAACATCAGAGTCTTCAATGGTAAAGGAGACGGACCCACCAGCTCCGATCAGCAGTTCACAACTCCAGAGGGAG TTCCCGGGCCTCCTActgaactaaaaataaaaaatctggaCCTGGACTCGTTGATTGTGGAGTGGGCATCACCTCTGGAGGACAACGGCCATCTTACTGGATACCAGCTTAAATATCAACCTA TCAACGCAACAAATGAACTCGAGCCACTAAAAGAGCTGACTCTCCCACCAAATGAGACCAGTGTCACCCTCGACAACCTTAAATACAGTACACGCTACAAGTTTTATCTGAACGCCATGACCGTCATTGGCCTGGGACCCACCGTTATTGAAGAGGCTGTCACGGTCATGGATGAAG caTTAATTCGACATCCCGCAGTAGAGGCGGGTAAAG CGCCCCCTTCAGGTCGGATGTTTGGGTTCGTGAACTCCTCCGTGGAGGAGGACCATGCCGTGATAAACTGGGAATACTTGGGTCCGGATAGGAATGTTTTTGTGGAATATGTTGTTGATAACA GTAAAGAACCTTGGAAAACAGAGTTTGTTAATGGCACTCGGACATATCAGATTAAAGGTCTAAAGCCCGGGATTTCCTATAGGGTTCGTGTGGTAGCCAAAGACCACTCGGACGCAACGCTCCACAGTACAGAAGAGATGTTGATTACAGTTCCAG cTATGAGCAGCAAACAGGTTGATATAGCGACACAGGGCTGGTTCATCGGACTCATGTGTGCCATTGCGTTACTGATCCTGGTGTTACTCATCGTTTGCTTCATTAAGAGAAACAAAGGTGGCAAATACCCAG TAAAAGAGAAAGAAGATGCCCACCAAGACCCAGAGATCCAACCCATGAAAGAGGACGATGGGACATTTGGTGAATACAG
- the nrcama gene encoding neuronal cell adhesion molecule a isoform X11: protein MDRNRKCAICGGVMMLLLLGHMTTALEVPLDLPQPPTITHQSPKDYIIDPRENIIIHCEAKGKPHPSFSWTRNGTHFDVEKDSKVIMKPNSGTLVIDISGEKAEAYEGVYQCNARNVHGSALSNNIVIRQSRSPLWSKEKNEPITVQRGMSLILQCRPPAGLPPPIIFWMDNNFQRLPQNSRVSQALNGDLYFSNVLMNDTRNDYICYARFPHTQTIQQKQPITVNVLDIEAMNDTMLAAFLNGSDLLGDSPSGERAPTFMQPPGTHSTTMVLKGDTMELECIADGLPTPDISWSKVNGELPSGRFSFHGFQKTLKITEMTEADDGDYRCLAKNRLGSNHHIITVVVKAAPFWISTPQNLILAPKETGMLTCRADGNPKPKVTWSVNGVPIENSPADHNRKIEDDVIILSDVQVGSSAVYQCNASNEYGYLLANAFVSVLAEPPRVLTPPNHVYAIISNSRALLDCASFGSPLPKITWFKDGQSILDGDSYIIHKNGTLEISVAQLLNGGKYTCMASNNLGNKENHVHLEVKEPTRILKQPGYKVVQRNGVAVFECKAKHDPTLIPSMIWLKDNGELPDDTRYVVGTHSLTIREVTEDDEGTYTCIINTTLDRDSASAVLTVVEQPDPPTDLELTDQQERSVRLTWTPGDEHNSPVKSFLIQYEDSLHAPGVWVNMTEIPGTSNTAHLNLSPYVYYSFRVLALNDVGLSEPSVPSGQYRTNPAQPDMNPSDVEVVGTSPDSMTVTWKELTGLDLNGPGLQYKVSWRQKDVEQRWTSLTLANTSQYVVTGTPTFEPYEVTVQAVNDYGPGPRPVMVLGYSGEDLPTVAPENMQVLVQSGSVAEIRWDAIPLSTVRGRLKGYKVSYWRMRSLLKQDPNPEKPQSIIFRENETVGHLSDLHPYSQYILNIRVFNGKGDGPTSSDQQFTTPEGVPGPPTELKIKNLDLDSLIVEWASPLEDNGHLTGYQLKYQPINATNELEPLKELTLPPNETSVTLDNLKYSTRYKFYLNAMTVIGLGPTVIEEAVTVMDEAMSSKQVDIATQGWFIGLMCAIALLILVLLIVCFIKRNKGGKYPVKEKEDAHQDPEIQPMKEDDGTFGEYSDTEDHKPLKGSRTPSNGTVKKDDSDDSLVDYGEGGDGQFNEDGSFIGQYSGKKEKDTAEGNESSEAPSPVNAMNSFV, encoded by the exons ATGGACAGAAACAGGAAGTGCGCGATCTGTGGAGGAGTTATGATGCTGCTGCTGCTCGGTCACATGACCACTGCATTAGAAGTGCCTCTAGACC TACCACAGCCTCCCACAATAACTCATCAGTCCCCCAAGGATTACATCATCGACCCTCGGGAGAACATCATTATCCACTGTGAGGCGAAAGGAAAGCCTCATCCCAG CTTTTCATGGACACGTAACGGCACTCACTTCGATGTGGAGAAAGATTCCAAAGTGATCATGAAGCCCAACTCAGGCACTTTAGTGATCGACATCAGCGGAGAAAAGGCAGAAGCGTATGAGGGTGTTTACCAATGTAACGCCCGCAACGTGCACGGCTCTGCCCTGTCCAATAACATTGTCATCCGGCAATCAA GGTCCCCCTTGTGGTCGAAAGAGAAAAACGAGCCAATCACAGTGCAGAGGGGCATGTCTCTAATACTGCAATGCAGACCACCGGCTGGTCTGCCTCCTCCAATCATCTTCTGGATGGATAACA ATTTCCAAAGGCTTCCTCAAAACAGCCGCGTGTCCCAGGCTTTAAACGGAGACTTGTACTTTTCCAACGTGCTTATGAATGACACCAGAAACGACTACATCTGCTACGCACGCTTCCCACACACCCAGACCATCCAACagaaacagccaatcacagtcAACGTGCTGGACA TTGAAGCTATGAATGACACTATGTTGGCAGCTTTTTTGAATGGCTCAGATTTGTTGGGTG ACAGTCCATCTGGGGAGAGAGCACCTACTTTTATGCAACCACCAGGAACAcacagtaccaccatggtcCTGAAAGGAGACACAATGGAGCTGGAATGCATCGCGGATGGCCT TCCGACACCAGACATCTCCTGGAGTAAAGTGAACGGAGAGCTGCCGAGCGGGCGATTTTCATTTCACGGTTTCCAGAAAACCCTAAAGATAACAGAGATGACAGAAGCAGACGATGGAGATTACCGCTGTTTAGCCAAAAACCGCCTGGGGAGCAACCATCACATCATCACTGTTGTGGTCAAAG CGGCACCATTTTGGATCAGCACCCCCCAGAACCTCATCCTAGCCCCTAAAGAAACAGGAATGCTTACCTGCCGGGCCGATGGCAATCCCAAACCCAAGGTCACCTGGTCTGTCAACGGCGTGCCTATTGAGA ACTCACCTGCGGACCACAATCGGAAAATCGAAGATGATGTCATCATCCTTAGTGATGTGCAGGTCGGCTCCAGCGCAGTTTACCAGTGTAATGCCTCCAATGAGTACGGATACCTTCTGGCCAATGCATTCGTCAGTGTCCTGG CCGAACCCCCGAGAGTCCTGACTCCTCCAAACCACGTGTACGCAATCATCTCAAACAGTAGGGCGCTGCTGGACTGTGCTTCGTTCGGCTCGCCTCTTCCAAAGATCACTTG GTTTAAAGACGGTCAAAGCATACTGGATGGCGACTCGTACATTATTCATAAAAACGGCACGTTGGAGATCAGCGTGGCCCAGCTGCTAAACGGAGGAAAGTACACCTGCATGGCCTCCAACAACCTTGGCAACAAAGAGAATCATGTGCATTTGGAAGTGAAAG AACCAACACGCATCCTAAAGCAGCCAGGATATAAAGTGGTCCAAAGGAACGGCGTTGCTGTGTTCGAGTGTAAGGCAAAACACGACCCCACGCTCATCCCTTCCATGATATGGCTCAAAGACAACGGAGAGCTCCCGGACGACACACG ATATGTGGTGGGCACTCATAGTCTGACTATTCGTGAGGTGACAGAAGACGACGAAGGCACATACACCTGTATTATAAACACCACGCTGGACCGCGATTCTGCCAGCGCCGTGCTCACTGTAGTTG AGCAACCAGATCCCCCCACTGACCTAGAGTTGACGGACCAACAAGAGCGCAGTGTACGGCTGACCTGGACCCCTGGAGATGAACACAACAGCCCCGTTAAAT CGTTCCTGATTCAGTATGAGGATTCGCTCCATGCACCAGGAGTGTGGGTCAATATGACTGAGATCCCCGGAACAAGCAACACTGCTCATCTTAACCTGTCACCGTATGTGTATTACTCATTCAGAGTGTTGGCACTCAATGACGTGGGTCTAAGTGAACCCAGTGTCCCATCTGGACAGTACCGGACCAACCCTGCCC AGCCTGACATGAATCCATCAGATGTTGAAGTTGTTGGGACATCACCTGACAGTATGACCGTAACTTGGAAG GAACTGACAGGATTAGATTTGAACGGTCCGGGTCTGCAGTACAAGGTGAGCTGGAGGCAGAAGGACGTGGAGCAGCGCTGGACGTCACTCACTCTAGCCAATACCTCACAATATGTAGTGACAGGAACGCCCACTTTCGAACCCTATGAGGTCACAGTACAGGCAGTCAATGACTATGGACCGGGCCCCAGACCAGTGATGGTGCTGGGATACTCGGGAGAGGACT TGCCTACTGTTGCCCCTGAGAACATGCAAGTTTTGGTTCAGAGCGGCTCAGTGGCTGAAATCCGTTGGGACGCTATTCCTCTTTCAACAGTCCGAGGCCGACTAAAGGGATACAAG GTAAGCTACTGGAGAATGAGAAGTCTCCTCAAGCAAGACCCCAATCCTGAGAAGCCACAGTCGATCATCTTCCGTGAAAATGAGACAGTGGGTCATCTATCTGACCTCCATCCCTACAGCCAGTACATCCTCAACATCAGAGTCTTCAATGGTAAAGGAGACGGACCCACCAGCTCCGATCAGCAGTTCACAACTCCAGAGGGAG TTCCCGGGCCTCCTActgaactaaaaataaaaaatctggaCCTGGACTCGTTGATTGTGGAGTGGGCATCACCTCTGGAGGACAACGGCCATCTTACTGGATACCAGCTTAAATATCAACCTA TCAACGCAACAAATGAACTCGAGCCACTAAAAGAGCTGACTCTCCCACCAAATGAGACCAGTGTCACCCTCGACAACCTTAAATACAGTACACGCTACAAGTTTTATCTGAACGCCATGACCGTCATTGGCCTGGGACCCACCGTTATTGAAGAGGCTGTCACGGTCATGGATGAAG cTATGAGCAGCAAACAGGTTGATATAGCGACACAGGGCTGGTTCATCGGACTCATGTGTGCCATTGCGTTACTGATCCTGGTGTTACTCATCGTTTGCTTCATTAAGAGAAACAAAGGTGGCAAATACCCAG TAAAAGAGAAAGAAGATGCCCACCAAGACCCAGAGATCCAACCCATGAAAGAGGACGATGGGACATTTGGTGAATACAG